From one Paeniglutamicibacter psychrophenolicus genomic stretch:
- a CDS encoding universal stress protein: MNELRGEGSIRTPHPVLVGVCQKQHPEVVATAARLAVALELDLVCAYAVTGLESSEWKAKAIIDFETLGRDEQEEIGVTVVRELHSGLGATLQDSPVHWMLRILVGAPAGALEAYATALGASLLVLGSPKRRLFGSTSARLRTSTLARLLSHRTVPVLVVPPEFTPGKPDTPYLPMP, from the coding sequence ATGAACGAGCTGCGCGGAGAAGGAAGTATTCGCACACCTCATCCCGTGCTCGTGGGAGTGTGCCAGAAGCAGCATCCGGAGGTGGTGGCTACCGCGGCACGCCTGGCGGTGGCCCTGGAACTGGATCTGGTGTGTGCCTACGCCGTCACGGGGTTGGAATCTTCCGAGTGGAAGGCGAAGGCAATCATCGATTTCGAGACGCTGGGTCGGGACGAGCAGGAGGAAATCGGCGTCACGGTTGTCCGCGAGCTCCACTCCGGCCTCGGAGCGACGTTGCAGGATTCTCCCGTGCACTGGATGCTGCGCATCCTGGTGGGCGCTCCCGCGGGTGCGCTCGAGGCCTACGCCACGGCACTGGGCGCCTCGCTGCTGGTCCTCGGTTCCCCGAAGCGGCGGCTCTTCGGCAGCACCTCCGCCCGGCTCCGCACCTCTACCCTGGCCCGGTTGCTGTCCCACCGTACGGTGCCGGTGCTGGTGGTTCCGCCGGAGTTCACGCCGGGGAAACCGGATACACCCTATCTGCCCATGCCCTGA
- a CDS encoding ABC transporter ATP-binding protein — protein sequence MDADTAAISITGLKVLRGKNLVLPGLDLLVPRGEVVGLLGPSGCGKSTLMRAIVGTQIISGGDVKVLGDTAGSAALRRRVGYMTQEASIYDDLPVTANLNYFAKIIGAPPAQVAEIIERTDLGSVARAMAADLSGGQRSRLSLAIALLGSPELLVLDEPTVGLDPVLRVALWELFAELAAEGVTLLVSSHVMDEATRCDRLILMREGQIIAQETPGSLLERTGTDNAEDAFLALIRGAQESGTDTPHVPKHRAGSEEP from the coding sequence ATGGATGCTGACACGGCGGCAATCTCGATCACCGGACTGAAGGTGTTGCGCGGGAAAAACCTCGTGCTGCCGGGCCTTGACCTGCTGGTTCCGCGCGGCGAGGTCGTGGGGCTGCTCGGTCCCAGCGGCTGCGGCAAATCCACCCTGATGCGTGCGATCGTGGGCACCCAGATCATCTCCGGCGGGGACGTGAAAGTGCTGGGGGACACCGCAGGTTCCGCGGCGCTGCGCCGCCGTGTGGGGTACATGACCCAGGAAGCGAGCATCTACGACGACCTGCCGGTCACCGCGAACCTGAACTACTTCGCCAAGATCATCGGCGCCCCGCCCGCGCAGGTCGCCGAGATCATCGAACGCACCGATCTGGGGTCGGTGGCCAGGGCCATGGCCGCGGACCTCTCCGGGGGGCAGCGCAGCAGGCTCTCGCTGGCCATCGCGCTGCTGGGTTCCCCCGAGCTGCTGGTGCTGGACGAGCCCACCGTCGGGCTGGATCCGGTGCTGCGCGTGGCCTTGTGGGAACTGTTCGCCGAGCTCGCCGCCGAGGGCGTGACGCTGCTGGTCTCCAGCCACGTCATGGACGAGGCGACGCGCTGCGACCGGCTGATCCTGATGCGCGAGGGGCAGATCATCGCCCAGGAAACCCCCGGCTCACTTCTGGAGCGCACAGGAACCGACAATGCCGAGGACGCCTTCCTCGCCCTGATCCGCGGGGCGCAGGAGTCCGGGACCGACACGCCGCACGTCCCCAAGCACCGCGCCGGGTCGGAGGAGCCATGA